The following nucleotide sequence is from Zea mays cultivar B73 chromosome 1, Zm-B73-REFERENCE-NAM-5.0, whole genome shotgun sequence.
CAGAGCGCCACCGTCttctccctctccggtgagtttCCCCCCTCTTCTCTCTTCCTCTCCGTTGGTCCCGCGAGCGATTAAGGTAGCTCGCTAGTTTCCTCGCATTGCCGCGAACTCAGCACACCACTCTTTCGCCCCGATTCCTCGCCCCAAGCTCGTCGACGGCGACCCCGCCACGAAACTCCGCCGCCTCCCCGCGAGCAACCCCCTCCCCGACCTCCTCTGAccaaattgagcccacctctAGGTCCGCCATCCCCTCCCCGTGCTAAGACACCTGCGCACTGTCCaaaaaccgggccaccggcggcaaaccgccgccgagcccaccggcggccgggtcCTCCCCGCGGACGACCGGTTCATCCCCCCCGTCAACCTGACGCCGTTCTCTTCCCCCTCCCGATCTCTCTGGCACGTGGGGCCCGCGGCGACGCCGTCACcttcgcgcgcccgcgccgtccctTGCCCTGGGCCGCAACTAGGCCGGCGCATtcgcgcccgcgcgcactcgcgcctggctgggccagattccttttccccggcccaccagagctgaaaccctttttctttttcctttttcagcaTTTTCCTCCTTTAATTAGTctcctcaatattttatgcactaaAAATTATCAAAAATAATTTCTAAGGTCACATGCaataatgatgttagaaaatgacacactataatttgtgAATCCTTGTTGATgcattgttttattgcctgttttcctagaggaagcggggaccgttgatccggaacccgtagccccggaagagggaccagagcccgaacttccggaagtagatctcctgtgccaggaaagcttcgacgaaggcaagtccatccttcccttgatgcataaaatttcctattctctctaccactgcctaggccgagaACTATGGGGGaacattgcattgtgagtgagagatggcccgcattaacatatacattctggatacgaaatatggattgggaagaagggcaatgggtttcttcaaataaaacctctttttgaaaggttatgcgatgaagggtactcaccctcatcccctcgggagtgggatgatcagggactccctggtttaggggagggcctaaagtgttggctcagctggtttaggcgtgagcagaaggattgtcccctcatataaggaccggcttgtcattttcactacctgtactcctttatcgtacaaccactcgagactgtgtgggcagtcactcaatccgaactcgtgcggtccaactccagggttaagaaggctggggagcaccgggaggataaggagggggaaagttttgtccggtttggacatggtggtggcctgactccttccggacaaccgttaaggttaggacgtacgagtaaggaaagagatccggcattcgggtctcgcgacggtgagatcgcagaaaccgggctagtgggtaaagtgtacccctctgcgcagagttgaaacctattcgaatagtccgtgtccactggtatggacgagtctggtatggtttgGCAATTAGAGCTTTTTCTATGAGTTTCATGAAAGGGGAAATGTGTGATTAAATGGGTGTTGAGGAAgaaactaaggccacgggagcaggaagctcagtggtggttgagtttttggttacttttaagactatgggaaaaccttcaagtaactgcctttctctaagaaaatgatgagtgacttcaactccaccaaattgagcatgtatattataggtctctttctctctacgggagcggggtgggcttgcagaatacctagtgtattcacccagatgtatttatgtttttcagccaccgaagacttcttttctgctatgcttgattgagagggctgtgtctgcacccagttctgcctgtggcttgggctagtatattttcctaccgcgcttcttaatttggctctctcgagcttgtaccccggtattgtaataacctttatataaactctgtactatttgaagtaagaaatgtgtttactagcctcctgggactagtatttgtgtcacatttgagtcccaaaggatcgggacgcttcaggtggtatcagagccataggactggctgtaggacgcagccctgaccttaaaacttgccctaaaaagaaaatacctcttaccccaagaaaagttttctctcctctcccccgattttaacaagacccttcttttcctattctagATGGAAGACTCtggccattaggacatcctactgctcagaggtggaagggtTCCTGCATCTCTTgcgaagttgtgcgcttcgcatgggaatcggcaggaagccggaatacgtctgtACGGAGCATATCGAGGGCGGAAtggagaaatgctctatggcagtctacctgggagaaagccgaaactatccaaaccatccttccttccaagtcacttttaccggataccgtttcccagatacttgccaaaatgttgcccgaaaagccctccgacaactgtgtcagaactacaacaaagtgatctttgaaaccccccttcgctactttccacccagcaacaagaatacccccacctggaggaaaagacttcaggccctatcaggaggagatcctattgagaatgatcccaccattgtttacatggccggataccttcacacccttgataaccaatatgatgacctcgccctccactgcacctccctaacctcccgggtggaaagcctggagcaaaaagtcagggaactttcagaagaaaaggtgtcccttcaagagagcctctcaATAGCTGAAGGCGAAGAGTCCAATACCCGTGAAGCTTACTGCACCCTAAAAATGGACTatgacaagaaactgaagaagctcgcccccgcaagaaaaatccgcaagaagaccaaaagccaaagatgtcagactgagcagaaggaagaaaACCCTCCAAGGAACCCGTCTGACACCGAGGAgatgtccctggccagccttgatgaccttctcaaggaatttggggacactttagagaaggagttcgggagtaccctagATAGCACTCGTGTGTGATGAGCTTGTGGTAGCAGTGTGCTGTGttatgtaatggcttgatgtaatgaataaaataactagttaaaaaaaatggcatgtgcataatagtgactcttttcccatggcagatggcttcggataaaaccacgcctaccgcctccgggattggagcaagacttcctctaggagctgaaggagaggctggcggagaagggggtgagacccacctccccgcacctccggaactaccactagacctagcccaagttctggccaatcaaacccgactcattgaagtcctcactcgaagtctggaaaaccagcgcccaggtggtggaaggccataagacaggatgggagaatttttgagactcaagcctcccacgttcgcggggtccagcaatcccctcgatgcagatgactggcttcgcacgatcaagaggaaatTGGAAGCCATCGCATGtccagaaaatcagcgtgttcaactggcagctcatcagctttcaggaatggctttagcatggtgggacacttttGTTAAGGCCCATATATTATTGCCTGCCTATATATATGCTACAGTACCCGAGGGGGCTATTATCTCGCCTAATCTAGGTTAGTAACATGGTAACAAAgcaggttagggttagggtttacatCTAAACCCGACCCTGATCCAAATTTTTGGCGCCGTCGCGCCGTCACTGTGCTGCCATCGCGGCCAGCCCTCTGGTCGTCGCGCCGTCTCTCTCTGTCGCGCGGCCTTCCCCTTGCCTGCAACGTCCGCCGCCAGGGGTGGATCTCGGTCTGCGCCCCGTCTGCAGCTTCTTCCTCGATCTGCCATCGCGGATCGAGCTGCCACTGTGCCATCTGCCCGCCAGGAGTCCTGCGCGGATCTTGTCTGCGTCGCCCGCAGCCAGGGGCCCTGCCTGGAGTCCGCCGTCTTCTTCCTGCGCGCGGATCCGCCGTCTTCTTCCTGCGCGCGGATCTTCTCTGCGTCGCCCGCCGCCTGTGGCCGTCCGCCGCCCTCTTCCCGTGCCCGCCAGGAGTCCGCCGCCCTTCCTGTGCCCGCCAGGAGCGGATCTCGGTCGGCCGCCGCCCTTCCTGTGCCCGCAAGGAGTCCGCCGCCTTCTTCCTGTGCCCGCCAGGAGCGGATCTCGATCGGATCTCGCCGGATTTCTGCTCTGCGCCGTCACCGGATCTGCGTCATCCGTCTCAGATCTGTGTCGTCCGCCTGCGCCTGCTCTACGCCGTCACCATTTCTGCGCTGCTCCCGTGCCACTTCTGCGCCGGGCAGGACTGCAGATCTCTGCACCGTCGCTGTCGTCGCTGCTTCTGCGCAGGTGGCTGTCATTGCGGGCAGAGTAACGGTGATCTAGATTATCCGCAGCAGGTCTCGGCTTCCGCTGCCCAGGATCTTCGTCAACTCGTCCACGTCGGGCTGCTGTCAGCTGCGGCTCCTCTGGTTTGTTTGGTTTCACTGATTTCCATTGGATTCAATATGGCGACAAATGCTATTGTGGTCAATATCACTCTTGATGGTCAAAATTATCCGGAGTGGGCTTTTTGTGTTGAGACTGCACTCCGGGGACATGGATTACTCTTCCATTTGACTGATGCGGCACCTGTTCTTGCTGATGATCGTCGCAATGCTGCTGATATCAAAACATGGCAGCTTAATGATGGTAAAGTAATGACTGCTATGGTGAACAACGTCAAACCGTCGATGATTATGAGCTTGTCTAAATTCAAAACTGCTAAAGCCATCTGGTCTCATTTGAAGGAGCATTTTGTTCAGGACAATGGTGCTCTATTACACACTCTCATGCAGCAGACACATGTTATTGAGCAAAATGATATGAGTATTGATGAGTACTACTCAGTCTTTGATCGCCTGATGAGTGCTTTGACATCAATGGTGCCTGCTTGTACCGCTGATCTGTGTCCGGCTCATAAGTTTATTGAGAAGTTCTTCACTTACAGATTTGTTATGGGCGTTCAGGCCGAGTTTGATTCTCTTCGTGCTCGTTTACTTCAGGGTTCTGACACTCTCACAATGGCTAAGGCGTTGTCTGCTTTACTTGCTGAAGAGACTCGTCTTAATTCTTTGTCCTCTACTGGTGGTAATCCTCACAGTGTGTTGGCTGCTGCCCAGAAACCTAAGAATATCTTCAAGCCTTGTGATCATTGTGGCAAGACCAATCATCGATCTGAGCTTTGCTTTGTCAAGTTCCCTGATAAATTGACTGATTTCCGTGCACGACGTGCTGCTCGTGGTCGTGGTCTAGGACCATCTAATAGAGGCTCAGTTGCTGTTGCTGCCACTTCGTCCGCTTGTACTTCAGAGTCGGCCTGGGTACTTGATTCAGGAGCTTCCTTTCATGTCACATCTGATCAGTCA
It contains:
- the LOC109943547 gene encoding uncharacterized protein; the encoded protein is MQQTHVIEQNDMSIDEYYSVFDRLMSALTSMVPACTADLCPAHKFIEKFFTYRFVMGVQAEFDSLRARLLQGSDTLTMAKALSALLAEETRLNSLSSTGGNPHSVLAAAQKPKNIFKPCDHCGKTNHRSELCFVKFPDKLTDFRARRAARGRGLGPSNRGSVAVAATSSACTSESAWVLDSGASFHVTSDQSKLASTTPVTDGASVQTADGPSHRGSDWDWPSP